The window TTCTGGATGCTGCAAGGGAGATTGCAAGAAAGGCAGTTTCAGGAAAGATAAATCCTGAAAGAATAAATGAAAAAGTGTTTGAAAGCCACCTTCTCCTGAAATCAAAGCCGGACATTGTGATAAGGACTGCCGGCGATTTAAGAACGAGCAATTTCCTTCCCTGGCAGTCAGCATACTCTGAGTGGTTTTTTATAAAAAAGAGCTGGCCTGAATTCAGGAAATCAGACCTGAAAAGGATAATTCTTGAATTCTCGCATAGAAAAAGGAATTTCGGCAGGTGATTACTGCCTTGAGCTTCCGCTGAGCTTCTTCTCCTGAAGCCTGTCATTCTGGAACTGCTTTATCATGGCTTCATTTATCCCAAGCACATTTTCTTTTGCCTGAAGGTTCCTGAAATCAGGCTCAAGCAGGAGAAATGTCTCCTTCCCCTGGTATTTCTTGAAAATCGGGATTCTCTTTTCAATAAGGTTTGTAACATAATTTGCAACAAGGTTTTCAGTAAGCCCCAGTTTTTTCGCGATGTCAGAATACATGAGAAGGTGGTCAGTTGTGTAAAGAATCAAAAAAACCTCCTGCTCTCTTGCGGTAAGGGGCTCAATATTCACATTGCTGCTCACCTTGTTTGCAGTAACAATCAGCATCTGCATCTGCTCAATCTTCTCATTCAGCTTGTCAATCTTTTCATCAAGCCTGCATAGATAAGCATAGTTGGACTGGATTTCGTTTGTGTCCTCGTTTATAGTGTCCAGCTGCTCCTCAAACTCATCCTTTACCTTCTTGAATGACTCAGCAATCTTTTTATTCAAGCTTTCAAGGTTGAGTTTCCTTCTCCTGAATGAAAAGCTAAAAATAATATCACCCTCTTGCTTAAACCTTAAATGTCCGGGGCAGCTGCTGCTTAAAAACATTTATATAATCAAAAGAATATTTTTTAAAATGAAATCTTAGGGAACGAAAAGGTTACGTTGAAGTGACGAAAAATCTGCGCGGTTTATCGACGGGAAATCTCTTTTTTCAGGCAATGCGTCACTATGCCATTACTAAAGCGCCACATATTCAAGGGGTGAGAAAATGAAATTCCAGCTTTCGAAGTCAGGAATAGCAATAGCGCTTTCAAGGCTGAGGGTTTTTGAGAAGCCGAAGCTCATGGAAGAGCAGTACCCTACTGATTCTGAGATTGCTGCAGAGATTCTCTGGTTCTCGCACATGAGCGGGGAAATCTCAGGGAGGACTGTTGCAGACCTGGGGTGCGGGACAGGAATCCTCGGGATAGGTGCGCTTCTCCTTGGCGCGCAGAAGGTTTTTTTTGTGGATTCTGACATGAGCGCCCTTGAGCTTACAAGAAAAAACATTCAGTTCCTTGAGCACGAAACAGGGCTTTCCCTTTCAGACAAGGCAGAAATTGTAAATAATGACATTAGTGAATTCAATGATAAGGTAAATCTTGTGATAGAAAACCCGCCGTTTGGGACAAAGCTTGCACACGCAGACAAGCTCTTCCTGGAAAAGGCATTCAAAATAGCACCGGTAATATATTCAATCCACAAGGCAGAGTCAAAGAATTTTATTGAATCCATTGCAAAGGAGAGCAGTTTTAAGATTACCCACTATTTTGAATTTGACATGCCTATAAGAGCAACCCA of the Candidatus Woesearchaeota archaeon genome contains:
- a CDS encoding METTL5 family protein — encoded protein: MKFQLSKSGIAIALSRLRVFEKPKLMEEQYPTDSEIAAEILWFSHMSGEISGRTVADLGCGTGILGIGALLLGAQKVFFVDSDMSALELTRKNIQFLEHETGLSLSDKAEIVNNDISEFNDKVNLVIENPPFGTKLAHADKLFLEKAFKIAPVIYSIHKAESKNFIESIAKESSFKITHYFEFDMPIRAT
- the uppS gene encoding polyprenyl diphosphate synthase; this encodes RIRIRFIGRISMLPKKIRNEISAVEKKTGRFSGYFFNFAIAYGGRQEILDAAREIARKAVSGKINPERINEKVFESHLLLKSKPDIVIRTAGDLRTSNFLPWQSAYSEWFFIKKSWPEFRKSDLKRIILEFSHRKRNFGR